CAGTTCGATCGGCTTTGAGATCCGCTTTAATGAATAATGCAACTATATATTTCCGAAGTCACACAAACTAGTGCTGCCGCcacagtgcagtgcagtgacagtgCAGCGTATTTTTAGCAGTGTGACACGCTTCACAGTTATCACAGTGTGCTGTGAAGTGCTGTGAAGTGTCCAATGACGTCACACATAATCACGCAGTTCCTCGCCCACATACCTAGCGCTTGTTACAGAAGATGGATATGTCCGATACTATTGTCTGATATTTTGTTACCTACAATTCAGAATTTATTTCTGAACATCATGTACCCTTGTTAGACGGTGAACGACCCATAAATGTAGGAGAAAAACTGTTATCATGCAATGGATCCGACAAGATCATGAGATTCTGGTAGAAAGGgtgataagattagatacaCTCTGCAGATAAGATCAGATACGAAAACCAGTGTTTGCACATAAATAAAACCGCGTTTCGTAACACCTAAGCAACACTCTCAGGTCTCATTGTGAAAGCGTAGACACATCGCTACATGTTTTTATTCAGTTTAAGTATAATATTACATTCTCGCCACCCAGATTGAGATGTTTCTTTCCAATTGCAGGAAGTTTTATCGAAATTGCACATTGTTGAGGGAAAAAAATCTATTTAAGCTTGTATCAAGCTTGTGTAGGTCACTTAAAAAGTAATCTAGAAGAGAATGTATGTTTCCAATTGTAATATTCCTTCATTCTAAGGTCATACTAAGGCATAATGTTGAACAGAAAGGGCGGGAATTGCATAAATGTCCTCGCAACCATGGCTTGACGAAATAACATAAATTTACGGCACACTGTGCACAGTCTTCACAGTGACTGTGGTACGCTGTGCAGTGTGTCGGAGTGTGAAAAATCACAGTGCAGTCACAGTCACTGCACAGTGGCTGCGCTGTGGCGGCAGCACTAACACAAACTCTCCTTGCTTCGGAACTTGAAACGAGATGCAATTTGCAAGATAGAAGGAACTCTGCTCTTTCTAACTCTTTCTAACTTTGTCCAATGTCTACAGGTGATCATTTATTCCTAGCTCTGCACAGAAACAATAATGCCTTTGCAACTTGCAAGCTTTTCGTTTGTCTGCTAGAGCCAAATGACGCAGTACCAGTATAGTGGTACATGTGCCATCACGGAGGTGTTCAACGTCAAATTCTAAAATTTCCCTAATCCCGACAAGGTTAGGAATAATTTCGTCAGTTCCTGCTGTCAAAATTTCGATCATACTTTTGCGCTCCCTGTTCCCCGCAGCCCCACAGTATCAAAAACAAAGGCATGTAATACAAGGAGCCCAAAATACAAAGCCATTTTAATACACCATAACAGTGAGCCATTACAAAGAAAACTCCAAACTTGTAAATTATTGAAAGCTTTCAAACGGCCTTGTTAGCAAGCCCTAAGGACCTTCCATGAACGTTCCTAACAAAAATCGACCTCTTACTGGTCAAGAAACCAACGGAAATGTGGCGTTCTCTCATGTGACTGACGCGTCGACCCTTTATCGACGCGTTTCCGGCCATTGAGTTGAGCGGGCCGAAGGGTGTTTGTTTGTTGCAACAACGACGCGATCACCAGGCACAAATTAACAACAAGCCAAATTGAACTCGAACCCAATTCTAGATTTTTATAAAGAGTGGGCTAGATAGCGCCGTTTCGCCTACTATCTCACCAATTTTCCCGTTCTCGATTTTTGGACGCTCTCGTGCTTACTTGGTGCCCAGAATCGACCTCAACCTACGGGATTGAATCTGTGACCTGTGTTTTTCCAACTGATAACCTGCGATGCGCTACCACCAGGCCCCTGTGTCTCTACGCTCCCCTAATTTCCTACTCGAACTCTCTGCGCAGCGATCCACACCTACTTGTTCACTGTCTCTCGCCAATATCTCTGCGTCCGGTAGCGCATCGTCGGATAGCTCATCGCAATCAGTTGAAATGCAAACAGACTCGTCCAGTATTCTGGTGGTGTCCGTCCAGTCGACGGACAATCGGTGTACTATTCCGTTTCCGAAGAGGCCACATTCTCGTCTTCGGAATACGTCGCCAAGATCGTCTGTTGCAGAAGGCACTTGTAATGTGGAAACCAACGAGGATGGGTCTCCTCAGGACCAGGATCCCCCACGCAAACGAACACGCACATCGGCCCTTTCGACATCAACTAGAAGTCGACCCCGTCGCACTGCCTCACTCCACATTCGTAATAGTTCAACATCAGCTACATCACCACGGTCAATTGCTCCACTTTCCATCTCCCCTCCGACTGCGTCGCTTTCCATCACCTTTCCCCTTGTAACTTCTTCatcacatgatcctgaaccgCAAAGCGAGCTAgttccatttccatcaatttcatcttctATTTCTTGTGCTGCGTCCGAATCTGAGGTATATTCGGTGCCACCTTCCTCGTCTGCCACAGAATCaacgtcgtcatcatcgtcaccgACATTTTCTTTGCTGGCATGCCAAAGCACCAAATGGTACCGCAGGCGGACATCAATAGCTGAGATGAGGACGTGTCTTTGCCTGTACAGAACTTTGGTATACGGTCTGGAGATCAGATACCATCAATACGGGCCTAGGCAATCAGCGACATTGTCTGAGGAAAAAGGTGATAAACACCGCTTTTACATTAACCCCTTTCATTGCTTATCAGTATCTTCAGCGACCTCATGTACGCGAAACCTAGTATCCCGGTCGTGTTTTGATGTACAAGACGCGATTCTCGCTCAGCATTTAAAAAATTTCCTTTTGCTCCACGGAGCCGACGTGCACCATATGATTGTCAATGTCGAAGACATCGCTCGAGAGGGCATTCACGATGGCCATCATCCGTCGTGCTTTGACGGCGCGATGATTGTAGACACGGactccagcagcagcgataCCTTTCTGCATCCACATTTATACCCTTCTACACACCATTCCATTGTCTCGTATCAACAGCTGGTGGCTACCTTGCTTATGCGCCACACCTCGAGTCGTTCGCGATCAAAGGTGGATAGACAGCTGGGGAGACGTTCTCTGCTGGCGGAATGCATATCCGTGGACTGAGCCGATGCTCGTCTTTTGTTCTTTTACTTTGCACGAAAACTCACGACACAAATTTATTATGACATCCACACTCATTTTATCCCTAGTACACACTGTCATAACACAGCACATTTCCACATTCGTTTTAAGAATATAATCATAAATTTCTAACCTCACATAGATAATTTACAAAGCTGCGAAACTAGGTATGAATACACAGAATTACAAGTTTACAATATAGCGTCCGACACATAACTAATGAACTTAGATGATCACTTCGAAGCGCTAGGGAATGGAGTCAATGCTTCTTCATCTATATCATCCCCTCGCCCTTTGAATTCTTTCTCCTATACTAGCGGTTAGCAATTTTCAACCGTACAACCCCAGCAAAGGAACGCACCTCCGCCACCCCTCTGGAAAACCTCGAGCGAGCAGGCGAGCCATCTCCCACGCGGGAATCCAACACATCATGCGCCGTCGAATCTCGGGTAATCTCTATATCCACAGCTATCTCCCGCGTTCTCGTCGTCTGGGATAGCGGGATGGGGATATGCACCTCGTGCGCGGTGGACGTCGCGTTGGCTGAGCCTATTACGATCCGGCTGTTGAAAGCGACCATCATCGAGTTGGCGTATATCTTGCCCAGAACGCTGATGCTCGCTTGGTAGTACGTCGGCCGCCCAGGGAGGAATGTGAGGATTAGTGTGATAATGGCTAGGATAGCTGGTGGTGGTCATGAGCATTGGTGAACAGCGTGCTACTGCATAAAGTTATACCTGATATTGTCCCTGTTTCGACAGTCATTCGGATGATTTTGGTGAGGAGCGCGCTGGTTTTCTTAGTGACACTGTCTTGCTTCCATAGCTTTCGATAGGCAAAGTGAAATGAGCGGATGAAATATTTGGGGATTACGACTGAAAATATTCGTACATAATAAGTCATGCCGATGGCAATTACAACGTTACAAGCCGCACTTCCTCCTTCCCAGATctaagagaaaaaaaggtcaACTATGTTCTAAAACGGTCCTCGCAGACTCACTCCTGCTGTGATATACGAGTCCCTCTTCAAAAAATGGCTAAAGAAAACAGCTTTCTTAGTGTCAACTCCATTTGCAATAGATCCCCCAAGCTGAAGAAGCGATAGCTGACACGTAGGGATAAGTAATAGAATCCACCAAAACCGACGTAACTCCTACCAGCATGATCAGCCCTGCCAAATACATAGTTCGAGAATACACAGTAATACGATACGCGTAGAACACCTGCGCGATGAAAGCAACTGGAGGACGACATATCATTGACGGCACACCAAGATCTGCAAACACACAACGACGTACCTAGTCCACTCATGATGGGAACAGAGAACCATAGTGTGTCAACTTCATCTAAGACTGCGGGATTCCCGAACCCTGTAGCAAACGTTTTGAAGGCACTGCTTGTGAATAAAAACGTCTGTGCAGCCTCCAACAGGAATGCGCCATAAACGAGTGTCTTGTGCGTTACACTGTCTTTGGGGAAAGCCAAATAATATACATCTGTAGAAAGAAATAGAAGCCAGTGGGATAAAAGTGGATAGTTAGAATAAGAAGTCTTTTCTGGACTACCCGGCTGGAACGCTGAAGGGCCGAAAGAACTCACAGACTTGCATCGACAGGACACCGAACAGGCCCCAATTCAGGATATAGCCGATAAGCTAGTCGATCATCGGTGAGAGATGGTTGGATTAACCTTCAATTTACGCAGACATACCAATGGGCCTGCACTGAGAGGTGATAAGCCACGTAGAATTGAATGCAGGTAGCCAATAAACCACTCACAGTCTCCCAAGCTCGGCGGGGGTCAGTGGTGGAACATCAGACATCGCCAGCGATGAAATACTAGTCACGATAAAGGGTATTCAATGCAGCAGAATGAAACGGCTATTGAACTGCGACGTCAACAGGATCTGAAGCTGGAAGGGTAAGGAAATGCTGGAAAAGAACAAGGTCTGAAAGCTCCAAAGCACAGCGCCCTAGAGGTGGTAAACCCACGTATCATCAGACAACTCTGTGATTGGTGTTGTCGCCATTCGAACATTGACATGGGTATATTTGTTGATTTAGGTTCTGTCATGGTTTCTCGGCTGCAGTGTATGGGAACTTGAAAGCTCCGACGCCGTAGCCGTGAGCGGATCAGTGCGGCGTAAAGACTTGACTTCGGTTTTAACTTGGTTTTAAGTGCTGGATCCTTGAAAGCATAAAGCGAACTCACAACAAAATATTACaagaataaataaaatatCATAATGAATAACCATTTACATTCAATCTGAATGCGTAAATTTTCCACTTTTGCATTTGAATGGTCATTTCTCTCTTCCCTTCCAAATGGAACCCAAGCTTCTTGTAGAGATTGATCGCAGGTTGCTGGTACGACGAGGTTGTGAGGTAGATGGTCTCAATTTGGTGCTCCCGCGCAAAATGCACGACCGTTTGTATCAGTTTCCGTCCGATGCCTTTATGGCGATAGCGGGGAGAAATAACTAGACGCCGAAGCTCAGCGCTTGTTTCGTCTTCGCTGCTGTAAGCGTCTAtgtgaagatgaacatcAGGGTTGGTACACCAATAATTCAGACATGACTTGCCTAATCCAACACATCCAACTATCACAGGGCGCTTCGCGTCTTCGACAACCTCAGCTACCCAAAAACCACTTCTCCAATTGCGAGAAGGAACGCCTTCACCGTCCGCTTTCTCGTCGACGACATCAAGCTTACAATAGTGCTTCCCGATGTCCGCCAAGTCCCCCGTGAGGCTTTTCTCGATATGACGGTCAAAGGCGGAGCGCAGCGAGAAGCGAGAGTAGCAGAATATCGAGGTTCCCAATATTGGTAGCACAATGCCTGCGCTCCGAACTAGGCCATGCGTTAGAATTAGCAACGCAAGACCAAAGATAATTATCAAGTAAGAGGCCAGAGATATCGGTGTTGTGTATTGCTTTCGCATAGCCAGAGTAAAAGGGGATTCATCTATGATGTATTATTTCTTTGGTTGAATGCATTTGTGGAGTTTTAGGGACATTTATCGACGTACCCCCAACCAGAATATTCAGAAATATTTGTCTAGTTTCCTCGAAGTCTGAATTGCTGTACGGGCGAACATGAATCTGGGGCTCAGTTACAGTCCCTTTAACTTGCACAGACTGGATAGACTGGGATGACATAGTAAAATGATTCTTTTGTTGTAGTATGAGTGTGTATAGGACGAAATAAAAGGTTTCATAACAGACATGTCACCAATTGAGACAATGCACCTGTATGTTATCTATCATGTTATCTGCCTGGCAAAACCCGAGCTCACTCTTTCAGTTTTTTCACCATCAATTCCAGGGTAGATTGGAGAACAAAAATGTGTTTAAGGATATAGAATGTGTGTATACATGCTACTGCTTTTAAATTTTGCACAAATGCTATCAAATCGGTAGAATCCCTCAATGTTATTTTCCTGCCGAGATGCcgcaacacagccacatATATTGTTGCCATTAAATCACTTCGGGGTTGCTAAATTGGGGAACCCCGAGGACTATATTCGACAAAAATATGTGAAAGGAAAACATACGAGCGCCAACAGTCTGTAGTAAAATTTTTTAAAATGTTTTTACAAGTGACTGTGAAGCGTTTGTTTGGTTGTTCGGCTGGCCGTCTCCTAACTAAATAGCTTGTCGAGGTGATTGGGTTCGTCCAAAGGTTCCGGGCGAGATCCCATACTATCCTCTCCATCTCTTGTGCTCGGGTTATGTAGTGTAGCGTGTCATGCCACCCATTATTTGTGGGATCAGTCATCCTCTTTCCATGATGGTTGGCTTTGTTTCACTGTTCTAAGGTCGCATCCATTTTCTCGAGGAATCCATATTTCTGGGGCAGT
This Psilocybe cubensis strain MGC-MH-2018 chromosome 3, whole genome shotgun sequence DNA region includes the following protein-coding sequences:
- a CDS encoding putative N-acetyltransferase camello — protein: MRKQYTTPISLASYLIIIFGLALLILTHGLVRSAGIVLPILGTSIFCYSRFSLRSAFDRHIEKSLTGDLADIGKHYCKLDVVDEKADGEGVPSRNWRSGFWVAEVVEDAKRPVIVGCVGLGKSYAYSSEDETSAELRRLVISPRYRHKGIGRKLIQTVVHFAREHQIETIYLTTSSYQQPAINLYKKLGFHLEGKREMTIQMQKWKIYAFRLNVNGYSL